One genomic region from Terriglobus aquaticus encodes:
- a CDS encoding dienelactone hydrolase family protein: MNTEWVQLKAEDGNELAAYVVRPDGEPKGALVVVQEIFGVNRQIQKSTEEWASHGYLCIAPAMFDRIEKNVNLEYNQEDFQKGFGLMKQFSEGLVDQTKDVKAAVEWLRAETDAPVGVVGYCFGGTMAFLSATRLEIDAAAGYYGGAIAQFANEEPQCPVILHFGADDEYIPQAARDTIQTAHPEVPIFVYEGAGHAFERSVDPNHYRAEAATLANKRTLLFLEQHFG, encoded by the coding sequence ATGAACACCGAGTGGGTGCAGTTGAAGGCAGAGGACGGCAACGAGTTGGCCGCATACGTGGTGCGGCCAGACGGCGAGCCGAAAGGCGCGCTGGTTGTCGTGCAGGAGATCTTTGGCGTCAACCGCCAGATCCAGAAGTCGACCGAGGAGTGGGCATCGCACGGCTATCTTTGCATTGCGCCGGCCATGTTCGACCGTATCGAGAAGAACGTGAATCTCGAGTACAACCAGGAAGATTTTCAGAAGGGCTTCGGCCTGATGAAGCAGTTCAGCGAAGGCCTGGTCGACCAGACCAAGGACGTGAAGGCCGCCGTCGAGTGGCTGCGCGCAGAGACTGACGCACCCGTAGGCGTCGTTGGCTACTGCTTCGGCGGCACCATGGCGTTCCTCTCCGCGACTCGGCTTGAGATCGACGCCGCTGCCGGCTACTACGGCGGAGCAATCGCGCAGTTCGCAAATGAAGAGCCGCAGTGCCCGGTCATCCTGCACTTCGGCGCGGATGACGAGTACATCCCGCAGGCCGCGCGCGACACGATTCAAACCGCGCATCCTGAGGTGCCAATCTTCGTCTACGAAGGGGCGGGTCACGCCTTCGAGCGCTCCGTCGACCCGAACCATTACCGCGCTGAGGCCGCAACGCTGGCCAACAAGCGTACGTTGCTCTTCCTCGAGCAGCACTTCGGGTAA
- the trpB gene encoding tryptophan synthase subunit beta: MPTLDLLEPASEVTRSLGTGRFGAYGGRYVPETLMAALLELEQAYVEVQADAKFHAELNDLLTHYVGRPTPLYYAKRMSEQLGGAKIWLKREDLLHTGAHKINNALGQALLARRMGKQRIIAETGAGQHGVATATVCALFGLECVIYMGEEDMRRQELNVYRMRLLGADVRGVGAGSATLKDAINEAMRDWVTNVRTTFYILGSALGSHPYPTMVRDFHRVISKEAKRQFAEQVGRNPDAVVACVGGGSNAIGAFYEFIPDENVRLIGVEAGGRGPALGDHAARFSGGLPGVLQGTYSYVLQDNAGQIASTHSVSAGLDYASVGPEHANLHDTGRAEYTSATDDEALEATKALARTEGILPALESAHAVAYAMKLAPQMSKDQNIMVNLSGRGDKDMGILSRELHLGNAPAENKGTR; encoded by the coding sequence ATGCCGACACTCGACCTTCTTGAACCCGCCTCGGAAGTCACGCGGTCGTTAGGCACCGGGCGCTTTGGCGCCTACGGAGGCCGCTACGTTCCCGAAACGTTGATGGCCGCGCTGCTCGAATTGGAGCAGGCCTACGTGGAGGTGCAGGCGGACGCGAAGTTCCACGCCGAGCTGAATGACCTGCTCACCCATTACGTGGGCCGCCCCACGCCGCTGTATTACGCGAAGCGGATGAGCGAGCAGCTTGGCGGAGCGAAGATCTGGCTGAAGCGCGAAGACCTGCTGCACACCGGCGCGCACAAGATCAATAACGCGCTAGGCCAGGCCCTGCTGGCGCGCCGCATGGGCAAGCAGCGCATCATCGCGGAAACGGGCGCGGGCCAGCACGGCGTGGCCACCGCCACCGTGTGCGCTCTGTTCGGCCTGGAATGCGTCATCTACATGGGCGAGGAAGACATGCGCCGACAGGAGCTGAACGTCTACCGCATGCGCCTCCTCGGTGCCGATGTGCGCGGCGTTGGCGCGGGATCCGCCACGCTGAAGGACGCGATCAACGAGGCCATGCGCGACTGGGTCACCAACGTCCGCACCACGTTCTACATCCTGGGCTCGGCACTCGGATCGCACCCCTACCCGACCATGGTGCGCGACTTCCATCGCGTAATCAGCAAGGAAGCCAAGCGCCAGTTCGCCGAGCAGGTGGGCCGCAACCCCGACGCCGTCGTCGCCTGTGTGGGTGGTGGATCGAACGCCATCGGCGCGTTTTACGAGTTCATCCCCGACGAGAATGTGCGCCTTATCGGCGTGGAAGCAGGTGGCCGCGGCCCCGCGCTGGGCGACCACGCCGCGCGCTTCAGCGGCGGCCTGCCGGGAGTTCTGCAGGGTACCTACAGCTATGTGCTGCAGGACAACGCGGGCCAGATCGCTTCGACGCACTCCGTCTCCGCCGGCCTCGACTACGCCTCTGTCGGCCCCGAGCACGCCAACCTGCACGACACCGGACGCGCCGAGTACACCAGCGCTACCGACGACGAGGCACTCGAAGCCACCAAGGCGCTCGCCCGCACCGAAGGTATCCTGCCCGCACTCGAATCCGCCCACGCCGTCGCCTACGCGATGAAGCTGGCACCGCAGATGAGCAAGGACCAGAACATCATGGTCAACCTCTCCGGCCGCGGCGACAAAGACATGGGCATCCTTAGCCGCGAACTGCACCTGGGCAACGCTCCCGCTGAAAACAAAGGGACACGCTAG
- the aroF gene encoding 3-deoxy-7-phosphoheptulonate synthase, translating into MIVVMQKDANDEHIQAVIERMVELGFDVHRTSGAGQMMLAGVGTPAQFDVAEFQVLPGVFEAYRISSPYKLAGRSFRPDGTKITFPNGVVVGGDQVTIMAGPCSVESRDQILLSAQQVKAAGGQFLRGGAFKPRSSPYSFQGMGIEGLKLLREVGDITGLLIITEVMEIAQIEPMLPYIDCFQVGARNMQNFNLLRELGHVRKPVLLKRGISATIEEVLLSAEYILSGGNYDLMLCERGIRTFETYTRNTMDISAIPVLKKLTHLPVFGDPSHGVGKREFVPPMALASVAAGADGLLMEMHPNPDKAMSDGAQSLFPDQLNKLVDQLRQLAPVVGRNVA; encoded by the coding sequence ATGATCGTAGTGATGCAGAAGGACGCCAACGACGAGCACATCCAGGCCGTCATTGAGCGCATGGTGGAGTTGGGTTTCGATGTGCACCGCACCAGCGGCGCGGGCCAGATGATGCTGGCCGGCGTGGGTACGCCCGCGCAGTTTGACGTGGCAGAGTTCCAGGTACTGCCCGGCGTCTTTGAGGCGTATCGCATCAGCTCGCCGTACAAGCTGGCAGGCCGCTCCTTCCGCCCGGACGGAACGAAGATCACCTTTCCCAACGGCGTGGTTGTTGGCGGCGACCAGGTGACCATCATGGCCGGTCCGTGCTCGGTCGAGTCGCGCGACCAGATTCTGCTCTCCGCACAGCAGGTGAAGGCGGCGGGCGGACAGTTCCTGCGCGGGGGCGCCTTCAAGCCGCGCTCCTCGCCGTACAGCTTCCAGGGCATGGGCATCGAAGGCCTGAAGCTCCTGCGCGAAGTCGGCGACATTACCGGCCTGCTCATCATCACGGAGGTGATGGAGATCGCGCAGATCGAGCCCATGCTGCCGTACATCGACTGCTTCCAGGTGGGCGCGCGCAACATGCAGAATTTCAATCTGCTGCGCGAACTGGGCCACGTGCGTAAACCCGTGCTGCTGAAGCGCGGCATCAGCGCGACCATCGAAGAGGTCTTGCTCTCGGCTGAGTACATCCTGAGCGGCGGCAACTACGACCTGATGTTGTGCGAGCGCGGCATTCGCACCTTTGAGACCTACACGCGCAACACCATGGACATTAGCGCGATCCCTGTGCTGAAGAAGCTGACGCACCTGCCCGTCTTCGGCGATCCGTCGCACGGCGTGGGCAAGCGCGAGTTCGTTCCGCCCATGGCGCTGGCGTCAGTCGCCGCCGGTGCGGACGGCCTCTTGATGGAAATGCATCCAAATCCGGACAAGGCCATGAGCGACGGCGCGCAATCGCTCTTCCCCGACCAGCTCAACAAGCTTGTCGACCAACTGCGTCAGCTCGCACCCGTCGTCGGCCGCAACGTAGCGTAA
- the pheA gene encoding chorismate mutase produces the protein MEIADWRQKIDGLDEQIVALLNERARAATEIGAIKQKTGANIYEPDREQAVFAHAKQVNSGPLKDEDLIDIYERIMDVMRSLQKRTPQS, from the coding sequence ATGGAAATCGCAGACTGGCGGCAGAAGATCGACGGACTGGACGAGCAGATTGTGGCGCTGCTGAACGAGCGCGCCCGGGCTGCCACAGAGATCGGCGCAATCAAGCAAAAGACCGGCGCCAACATCTATGAGCCAGACCGCGAGCAGGCCGTCTTCGCGCACGCAAAGCAGGTCAACAGCGGTCCGCTGAAGGACGAAGACCTGATCGACATTTACGAACGCATCATGGACGTGATGCGCTCCCTGCAAAAACGCACACCGCAGTCGTAA
- a CDS encoding lipase maturation factor family protein, which produces MRLGLIRWMFDREQGVGDRLIARWLFLRALGVIYFAAFLALVFQARGLIGTAGILPAQAYLQSLHGAGVLRFWYAPSLLWISSGNGMLMALIWLGLAASLLLVCNVAPRSMLLVCFVCFLSFVGVSQDFGAYQSDGMLLEAGLLSLFVAPSGLLPGLGARSLPSRAAVFLLLWEWFRIYFESGVVKIQSGDPTWRNLTAMYEYYQNGPLPTWVGWYLQHLPHWFHIGTAGLTLVMEFALVWMAFLPRPFRIACFVIVTVWQAGVIATANYAFLNYLVLVLAVFLLDDALLRRWVPARFRTGLPSAESDARLRDESATQQSHQAHPLGLRRGAAVLGTAVVLTWVGYNTTAQLIRMLLPDVPLPQAPIAALEPFRVANSYGLFANMTPHRYEIEFQGSNDGTTWQSYEFRFKPQEVNARPPIYAPYQPRFDWNLWFASLSTWQQEPIVPLTEERLLDGDRDVLSLFRSSPFSPRQPPRYVRAVIWQYWFSTPVQKRLTDVWWTRALLGTYAPTITKTQGGRYAAVDAPTWTGAVEDRPVP; this is translated from the coding sequence ATGCGGCTTGGCTTGATCCGGTGGATGTTCGATCGGGAACAGGGCGTGGGCGACCGCTTGATTGCGCGCTGGCTGTTCCTGCGAGCGCTGGGCGTCATCTATTTCGCCGCGTTTCTCGCTCTGGTCTTCCAGGCTCGCGGTCTCATCGGAACGGCCGGCATCCTGCCTGCGCAGGCTTACCTGCAAAGCCTGCATGGTGCGGGCGTGCTGCGCTTCTGGTACGCGCCCTCGCTGCTGTGGATCAGCAGCGGCAACGGCATGCTGATGGCCCTCATATGGCTCGGCCTTGCTGCGTCGCTGCTGCTGGTGTGCAACGTCGCACCGCGCTCCATGCTGCTCGTCTGCTTCGTGTGCTTCCTGTCGTTTGTCGGCGTGTCGCAGGACTTCGGTGCTTACCAGTCTGACGGCATGCTGCTGGAGGCGGGCCTCCTGAGCCTGTTCGTAGCGCCGTCGGGCCTCTTGCCGGGATTGGGAGCGCGCTCGCTTCCATCGCGCGCCGCGGTATTCCTACTGCTCTGGGAGTGGTTCCGCATCTACTTCGAATCGGGCGTGGTCAAAATTCAAAGTGGCGACCCCACCTGGCGCAACCTGACCGCGATGTATGAGTACTACCAGAACGGCCCGCTGCCCACGTGGGTCGGCTGGTACCTGCAGCACTTACCGCACTGGTTTCACATCGGCACGGCGGGACTCACGCTGGTCATGGAGTTCGCCCTGGTGTGGATGGCGTTTCTGCCTCGGCCGTTCCGCATTGCCTGCTTCGTGATCGTCACTGTGTGGCAGGCCGGCGTCATCGCCACGGCGAACTATGCGTTTCTCAACTACCTGGTCCTCGTGCTGGCGGTGTTTCTGCTGGACGATGCTCTGCTGCGGCGTTGGGTACCGGCGCGCTTCCGCACCGGTCTTCCTTCAGCGGAGAGCGATGCCCGGCTGCGCGACGAGAGCGCAACGCAGCAATCACACCAAGCGCATCCGCTGGGCCTGCGGCGCGGAGCCGCCGTACTTGGCACGGCGGTCGTGCTTACGTGGGTCGGGTACAACACCACGGCGCAGTTGATCCGCATGCTCTTGCCGGACGTGCCGTTACCGCAGGCACCCATCGCTGCACTGGAGCCGTTTCGCGTCGCCAACAGCTACGGTCTCTTCGCGAACATGACCCCGCACCGCTACGAGATTGAGTTCCAGGGCTCGAACGACGGCACTACCTGGCAGTCCTATGAGTTCCGCTTCAAGCCGCAGGAGGTGAACGCGCGGCCACCCATCTACGCGCCCTACCAGCCACGCTTCGACTGGAACCTTTGGTTCGCGTCGCTGTCTACCTGGCAGCAGGAGCCCATCGTTCCGCTAACCGAGGAGCGTTTGCTCGATGGCGACCGCGACGTGCTCTCACTTTTCCGCAGCAGCCCGTTCTCACCGCGGCAGCCGCCCCGGTACGTGCGCGCTGTCATCTGGCAGTACTGGTTTAGCACGCCCGTGCAGAAGCGGCTAACAGACGTCTGGTGGACGCGCGCGCTGCTAGGCACGTATGCTCCGACAATTACAAAAACTCAGGGCGGCCGCTACGCCGCCGTGGACGCCCCCACATGGACCGGCGCGGTCGAGGATCGACCCGTGCCGTAG
- a CDS encoding glycoside hydrolase family 88/105 protein: protein MLQRRLLSRSAALLCSAMLLTPIAVSAQEKPMPFDSIKAAAGDEDPGDTTMAKLSPAMKSADIRAAIKKVADWQAGHSQAKFNQDWTYAPLYLGLLAASKTTGDAKYHDAVLQASEKFQWKLWATRQFHADDEAIGQAYEALYVEKKDPVRIADTKATFDRLLQRPDDPQKDLWWWCDALFMAPAGMARMSAITGNRAYLDKMDHEWNLTTEHLYDKGEHLYFRDNSYIGKTEKNGQKIFWGRGNGWVLGGLANTITAMDKNDPLRPKYVALFREMSERVAGLQQPDGLWHSGLLDQQAYALPEISGSAFFTYAFAWGVNQGILDRAKYAPVVEKAWAGMLQHVYADGRLGCIQPIGAAPGAFGPTSSYVYGVGAFLLAGAELDRMAAHGGAAAKHGK from the coding sequence ATGCTGCAACGCCGCCTGCTGTCCCGTTCCGCCGCTCTGTTGTGCTCGGCCATGCTGCTGACGCCGATCGCTGTTTCAGCGCAGGAAAAGCCGATGCCCTTTGACAGCATCAAGGCTGCGGCCGGCGACGAGGACCCAGGCGACACCACGATGGCGAAGTTGTCGCCGGCGATGAAGTCTGCGGACATCCGCGCGGCGATAAAGAAGGTTGCGGATTGGCAGGCGGGGCATTCGCAGGCCAAGTTCAACCAGGACTGGACGTACGCTCCGCTGTACCTGGGCCTACTCGCCGCCTCAAAGACGACCGGCGATGCGAAGTATCACGACGCCGTCCTGCAGGCCTCGGAGAAGTTCCAGTGGAAGCTGTGGGCGACGCGGCAGTTTCATGCCGATGATGAGGCGATCGGGCAGGCTTACGAGGCGCTGTATGTGGAGAAGAAGGACCCGGTTCGCATCGCGGATACGAAGGCGACCTTCGACCGTCTGCTGCAGCGCCCCGACGATCCGCAGAAGGACTTGTGGTGGTGGTGCGATGCGCTGTTTATGGCGCCCGCGGGCATGGCGCGCATGAGCGCGATCACCGGCAACCGCGCCTACCTGGACAAGATGGACCACGAGTGGAACCTGACCACCGAGCACCTGTACGACAAGGGCGAACACCTCTACTTCCGCGACAACAGTTACATCGGCAAAACGGAAAAGAACGGGCAGAAGATCTTCTGGGGGCGCGGCAACGGCTGGGTGCTGGGCGGCTTGGCGAACACGATTACCGCAATGGATAAGAACGACCCACTGCGGCCCAAGTACGTTGCGCTGTTTCGCGAGATGAGCGAGCGCGTCGCAGGTCTGCAGCAGCCGGACGGCTTGTGGCACAGCGGCCTGCTGGACCAGCAGGCATACGCGCTGCCGGAGATCAGCGGATCGGCGTTCTTCACCTATGCGTTTGCGTGGGGCGTGAACCAGGGCATCCTGGATCGCGCAAAGTACGCCCCGGTCGTCGAGAAGGCCTGGGCGGGCATGCTGCAGCATGTGTATGCGGACGGTCGATTGGGATGCATTCAGCCGATCGGCGCAGCTCCGGGAGCCTTCGGTCCGACGTCAAGCTACGTGTACGGCGTTGGGGCATTTCTGCTGGCCGGGGCTGAGTTGGATCGCATGGCGGCTCACGGTGGTGCAGCCGCGAAGCACGGTAAGTAA
- the kduD gene encoding 2-dehydro-3-deoxy-D-gluconate 5-dehydrogenase KduD, producing MSDATASAPAHSILQKFQLTGKKALVTGSATGLGAAIAIALAEAGAAVACHGNRRAAKETADTINSAGGQAFAFSADLSHTASAQVLVDHAVEALGQIDILVNNAGMITRHEAVEFPLDDWATVLQVNLTSVFQLSQLAGKAMIERGVGKIINIASLLSFQGGIRVPAYAASKGGVAQLTKALANEWAPRGVQVNAIAPGYMRTENTSALQADETRNRQILERIPTGRWGEPEDLAAAAVFLASPASNYITGAVLNVDGGWLAR from the coding sequence ATGAGCGACGCAACCGCATCCGCACCGGCCCACAGCATCCTGCAGAAGTTTCAACTCACCGGCAAGAAGGCGCTGGTCACTGGCTCCGCGACAGGCCTGGGTGCGGCGATCGCGATCGCTCTGGCCGAGGCTGGAGCCGCTGTCGCCTGCCACGGCAACCGCCGCGCCGCCAAGGAAACCGCAGACACCATCAACAGCGCCGGCGGCCAGGCGTTCGCCTTCTCGGCCGACTTGTCGCACACCGCATCCGCACAGGTGCTGGTCGATCACGCGGTCGAGGCGCTGGGACAGATCGACATCCTGGTCAACAACGCCGGCATGATCACGCGCCACGAAGCGGTCGAGTTCCCCCTGGACGACTGGGCGACCGTGCTGCAAGTGAACCTGACCAGCGTCTTCCAACTGTCGCAGCTTGCGGGCAAGGCCATGATCGAGCGCGGCGTGGGCAAGATCATCAACATCGCCTCGCTACTCAGCTTTCAGGGCGGCATTCGCGTGCCGGCCTACGCCGCCAGCAAAGGTGGCGTTGCGCAATTGACCAAGGCGCTGGCCAACGAATGGGCACCTCGCGGGGTACAGGTAAACGCCATCGCGCCCGGCTACATGCGCACGGAAAACACCAGTGCGCTGCAGGCCGATGAGACCCGCAACCGCCAAATTCTCGAACGCATCCCAACCGGCCGCTGGGGCGAGCCGGAAGATCTGGCCGCCGCTGCCGTGTTCCTTGCCTCACCCGCCAGCAACTACATCACCGGCGCCGTGCTGAACGTGGATGGCGGCTGGCTGGCTCGCTAA
- the trpA gene encoding tryptophan synthase subunit alpha — protein sequence MSIQFQSKLGLVVYLTAGDPSIEITYDIALAAIDNGADVLELGVPFSDPLADGPVIQRASERAVGRGVSLHDVLALSKRIREARPETGIVLFSYLNPVVRMGLEAFCKAAKEHGADGVLLTDMIVEESADYLRHMRANGLAPVFLAAPTSPDDRLRAIAEHSEGFIYAISRVGITGKQAALESDAESLVRRLRQFTTKPIAVGFGISNAEHVAAVGKFADAAIIGSAIVHLIEQSEPGTEAQRVGEFVQGLRSGTA from the coding sequence ATGTCGATTCAGTTTCAAAGCAAGCTAGGACTCGTCGTTTATCTCACCGCAGGCGATCCGTCGATTGAAATCACCTACGACATCGCTCTCGCCGCAATCGACAACGGTGCCGACGTGCTCGAACTCGGCGTACCGTTCAGCGATCCGCTCGCCGACGGCCCCGTGATCCAGCGCGCCAGCGAGCGTGCCGTGGGCCGCGGCGTTTCGCTGCACGATGTGCTCGCTCTAAGCAAGCGTATCCGCGAGGCGCGCCCAGAGACCGGCATCGTCCTCTTCAGCTACCTGAACCCGGTCGTCCGCATGGGCCTTGAGGCCTTCTGCAAGGCGGCGAAGGAGCACGGCGCCGACGGCGTTCTGCTGACCGACATGATCGTGGAAGAATCTGCCGACTACCTGCGGCACATGCGCGCAAACGGCCTCGCCCCCGTGTTTCTCGCCGCGCCCACCAGCCCGGACGACCGCCTGCGCGCCATCGCCGAACACAGCGAGGGCTTCATCTACGCCATCTCCCGAGTCGGTATCACCGGCAAGCAGGCCGCGCTTGAGTCTGATGCCGAGTCGCTCGTCCGCCGCCTGCGCCAGTTCACCACTAAGCCCATCGCAGTAGGCTTCGGCATCTCCAACGCGGAACACGTCGCCGCAGTCGGCAAGTTCGCCGACGCCGCCATCATTGGCTCCGCCATCGTTCACCTGATTGAGCAGAGCGAACCGGGCACAGAGGCGCAGCGCGTTGGCGAGTTTGTACAAGGTTTGCGCAGCGGAACGGCGTAA
- a CDS encoding SPFH domain-containing protein, protein MELAPVFTAFLVILAIILIVTLLKTLYTVRTSQAGVVERFGKFNRIVRPGLHFLIPYGERVFFVDLQVQQAQFSVETKTRDNVFVQIPVSVQYQVLDDKIFDAFYRLSRPQKQIESFVFNSLLGHVPKLTLDETFEQMAGISIAVKTELDQTMHDFGFNILTALVTDIVPDVKVKTAMNDINAAQRSQVAAQARGEADKILKVKQAEAEAESKALQGKGIAAERQAIIDGLRSSIEHFREAVPGATAEDVMALVLLTQYFDTLKDIGIRSGTNTLFLPNNPGAANDFLQQILAGLKAGTHRGTAAVAAPQQQGYAQAPQGFTPQQ, encoded by the coding sequence ATGGAGTTAGCTCCAGTGTTTACCGCCTTTCTTGTCATCCTTGCCATCATTCTCATCGTGACGCTGCTGAAGACGCTGTACACCGTGCGCACGTCGCAGGCGGGGGTCGTCGAACGCTTCGGCAAGTTCAATCGCATCGTGCGGCCCGGCCTGCACTTCCTCATCCCGTACGGCGAGCGCGTCTTCTTTGTCGATCTGCAGGTGCAGCAGGCGCAATTCAGCGTGGAAACCAAGACCCGCGACAACGTCTTCGTGCAGATCCCCGTCAGCGTGCAGTACCAGGTGCTCGACGACAAAATCTTCGACGCCTTCTACCGCCTGTCGCGCCCTCAAAAGCAGATCGAAAGCTTCGTCTTTAACTCGCTGCTAGGCCACGTTCCCAAGCTGACGCTGGACGAGACGTTCGAACAGATGGCCGGCATCAGCATCGCCGTGAAGACCGAGCTGGATCAGACGATGCATGACTTCGGCTTCAACATCCTCACCGCCCTGGTCACCGACATTGTTCCCGATGTGAAGGTGAAGACCGCGATGAACGACATCAACGCGGCGCAGCGCTCGCAGGTTGCGGCGCAGGCACGCGGCGAAGCGGACAAAATCCTCAAGGTGAAGCAGGCCGAGGCCGAAGCCGAGTCGAAAGCCCTGCAGGGTAAGGGCATCGCGGCTGAACGCCAGGCCATCATCGACGGCCTGCGCAGTTCCATCGAGCACTTCCGCGAAGCCGTTCCAGGCGCGACCGCCGAAGACGTCATGGCGCTGGTGCTGCTGACGCAGTACTTCGACACCCTCAAGGACATCGGCATCCGCAGCGGCACGAATACGCTGTTTCTGCCCAACAACCCCGGCGCGGCGAATGATTTTCTGCAGCAGATTCTTGCCGGCCTGAAGGCGGGAACGCATCGCGGTACGGCCGCCGTTGCGGCACCGCAGCAGCAAGGTTATGCGCAAGCTCCGCAGGGCTTCACGCCGCAGCAGTAG
- a CDS encoding DUF2264 domain-containing protein, protein MTTRRGFLVRGAGAAMAASLPVTGAAASAVALQRKAEANEREQWLSWVERLSEPVLLALSERRLRATMPVEAKPGLQEQRAIGTHLEALGRLLMGLAPWLELEPGQGESARETKLRERYRGYARAAIASAVDPQSPDYMRWSDSAQTVVDASFLALALLRAPKQLLDTMDAGTRSGMIAAMVKERRILTGLNNWVLFAAMDEALLFRLGAEWDRMRVAYALNELQSWYVGDGMYGDGPHFHADNYNSYVMQPYLLMLMQVLGEQEKPWAALRESITARATRYAAIQERMIAPDGTFPVLGRSITYRAGAFHLLADASLRGMLPQHMSPAQVRGALTAVQQRTLDVPGTFDVKGWLQIGLAGHQPDLGEPYISTGSLYLCSAAWLPLGLPPSHTFWAAPAEPWTQKKVWAGANAPADHAIAD, encoded by the coding sequence ATGACGACTCGGCGCGGCTTCCTGGTGCGAGGTGCGGGCGCGGCGATGGCGGCTTCGCTGCCGGTTACAGGTGCTGCGGCCAGTGCTGTGGCTTTGCAACGCAAAGCGGAGGCGAACGAACGCGAGCAGTGGCTGAGCTGGGTGGAGCGCCTGAGCGAGCCGGTGCTGTTGGCGCTGAGCGAGCGAAGGCTGCGCGCGACCATGCCAGTGGAGGCGAAGCCGGGATTGCAGGAGCAGCGCGCAATCGGGACGCACCTGGAGGCGCTTGGCCGGCTGCTGATGGGCCTGGCTCCATGGCTCGAACTGGAGCCAGGGCAGGGCGAGTCGGCCCGTGAGACGAAGCTGCGTGAGCGCTATCGCGGCTACGCTCGCGCAGCAATTGCGTCCGCGGTCGACCCGCAATCGCCGGACTACATGCGCTGGAGCGATTCGGCCCAGACTGTGGTCGATGCGAGCTTCCTGGCACTGGCGCTGCTGCGCGCACCAAAGCAATTGCTCGACACCATGGATGCGGGAACGCGCTCGGGCATGATCGCAGCGATGGTGAAGGAGCGCCGCATCCTGACCGGGCTGAACAATTGGGTGCTGTTCGCCGCGATGGACGAGGCGCTGCTGTTTCGCCTCGGCGCGGAGTGGGACCGCATGCGCGTGGCGTATGCATTGAACGAGCTGCAGAGCTGGTACGTGGGCGACGGCATGTACGGCGACGGCCCGCATTTTCACGCGGACAACTATAACAGCTACGTGATGCAGCCGTACCTGCTGATGCTGATGCAGGTGCTCGGCGAGCAGGAGAAGCCGTGGGCCGCACTGCGCGAGAGCATCACTGCGCGAGCGACGCGCTACGCGGCCATTCAGGAACGCATGATCGCTCCCGATGGGACGTTCCCTGTGCTGGGTCGCTCGATCACGTATCGCGCGGGTGCGTTCCACCTGCTGGCCGATGCGTCGCTGCGCGGCATGCTGCCTCAGCACATGTCTCCCGCGCAGGTGCGCGGTGCGCTCACCGCGGTACAACAGCGAACGCTGGACGTGCCGGGAACGTTCGATGTGAAGGGATGGCTTCAGATCGGGCTGGCGGGCCATCAGCCCGATCTGGGTGAGCCGTACATTTCGACCGGCAGCTTGTATCTGTGTTCGGCGGCGTGGCTGCCGCTGGGCTTACCGCCGTCGCACACCTTCTGGGCAGCGCCAGCGGAGCCGTGGACGCAGAAGAAGGTGTGGGCAGGCGCGAATGCGCCTGCCGATCACGCAATTGCCGATTAG